In Nymphalis io chromosome 13, ilAglIoxx1.1, whole genome shotgun sequence, the genomic stretch aaccttgggaactaagattttatgtcccttgtgcctgtaattacactggctcactcacccttcaaaccggaacacaacaatatcaagtactgctgttttgcggtagaatatctgatgagtgggtggtacctacccaggcgagcttgcacaaagccctaccaccagtaaaatagaattattagtAACTATTAGAATACCTAATAGAAGGAGTGATACATATTTACCAAATGAAGTGCCAGTTGATAATTCGCAAAAGAAAAGAACTCAGTTATTATCTCAATCTTCAAGAGGCAGTAGTATTAGTGCTActtaatttaacatttgaagtgctaacaacataaaaatacctacaAAAATCTAGAAtacataaaaagaacaaaataaaaatagttaatggTGTAATGTAACGTTTCCCTTTTctagaatacatttatttttataatgtggtAATGTTTGTAGATAACCTGTATCGGTGCATTCTCAGCACATGCTCGGAGATCATATTGTCGTGGTCCGCGTCCGCGATGTCCAGCATCACGAACAGCAGGTCGAAACGCGACAGCAGCGAGTCTTGCAGCCCGATGTTCTCCATCGGGGTCTTGTATTGATCGTACTATCGAAAGGAATGACATTGACATTACTTTAactgtttatatttacatacccTCCGTATGTTACTCATCATCACTGGATATCGAAAATATTCTGTCTTCGAGATCGATGCTACATCAAAGATATATATTGTTCCTCTTTGAATTATAATCGTAATGATTGCACAGGCAATCATGACATGTGagggaataataataattctataataatatcttgggacattattcacacacggccatgtgatcccaaactaagcagagcttgtgctatggaaaccagacaactgatacactacatatactatttttcttttgtaaatgcatacttatatagataattacacccagactcaggacaaacagacatgttcatgcacactaaTGTcgatcctgggtgggaatcgaacccacaaccttcggcgtgaaaggcaggtatctaccaaccatatATAATGGCACATAGAGTGGTGGCGCTCACCCGGCCGTAGACGGGGTTGGCGGCGGCCAGCACGGCGCAGCGCGCGTTGAGCGCGGCGTGCACGCCCGCCTTGGCGATGGTGACGCGGCCCTGCTCCATCACCTCGTGGATGGCCGTGCGGTCGATGTCCGACATCTTGTCGAACTCGTCGATGCACACCACGCCGCGGTCCGCCAGCACCATGGCGCCCGCCTCCAGTCTGAGGAACGGATCAGTGACGACCACTAAACACCGATGCCAGTGGAGACTTCTTACGATCAGGcgaatgaattaaaaattattttaataataattttgtgacTTGTGGTGGCTTAATAGTTCTTTTCTATTTTGAATAGTAAATGTAaagcaatatatttaaagatctcagtatgttttttttttacactgaatagtccagcgtttgaccgttagacttgcctgatgttaagcatcgacaaggtctaggatgtagcacgcttgcctataagaaacctgtttactctggatttgaagacaccaacattgttgATCTTCTTATATTATACTTCCTATTTAATTGTTCGACTTACCTCCGGTCACCGGTCTCCGGGTCTGTGGTAACGGCGGCCGTCAAACCGACGCCCGAGGAACCCCGTCCCGTGGTCGTGATAGCTCGCGGAGCTGTCATTAGCACGTAGCGTAACAATTGGGACTTTGCCACTGATGGATCACCAATGAGAAGTATATTAATGTCactgaaagtttaaaaaaaaaacaaaattatttatagaatctTCGTCCTTTCATGTTTGTATGGTTCTTTATTAATAGTCGATTAGTCTTTTGTCACGCGTGATCATGCTTTCAGAGTGAAACTTTCACATTGGGATTTACTGTTTTCAAACAAACTACAAATACTATAACAAAAAACTCTCTCTTAAAAAATGACCCGTCTTGACGAAAATTTACTTCTCCAAAAATTGAGTATGACTATAAAGAGATCTTTTATAGTTAGTAGATCTTATtagttagtttataaaaaatcttatttataaacatacattagTCATGTTTAAGCATTTAATAGAAAAAGCGACAGGAAAtctaaaaatgcaataaaaatgaaCAACCTATAatggaaaaacaaaataaatatactcatattaaaataagaaatattcatcttttcttaatttatttagaaaattcaAAACAATGCTTTTGATGGCAAGTGAGCaggattaaattatttcaaactgAAATTGCACCTGCAAAAAggggatataaaatattatatttcttgtgcctgtaataacagtaacagtctgtaaatgtcccactgggctaagacctcttctGCCTTtatgaggagaaagtttggagcttattccaccacgctgctccaatgcgggttggtagaatacaattTCGAATAcacattgaaattagacacatgcaggtttcctcacgatgttttccttcaccgaaaagcacgagatgaattataaacagaaatatagcacatgaaaattcagaggtgcttgcctagggcttgaacccacgttcgtaggttaagattcacacgttcttaccactgggttgtctcgccttttttttttaaatatataatataaaataacagcctgtaataaCACTCACATCTAATGTATAGTATAATGTATGGCAATAGAATAACTGATGTATTTTACAATACACATTTGGCTGtcttgataaataaatgaaacctACCCTCTAAGCCTTGTGCCATTAGGCAGTATTTTCTCCATGCCACCCAACAGCAGGCAAAGTATAGCCTTCTTGATATAATCATGACCATGTATAGATGGTGCTAATGACTTGCTCAGCAGTTCAAACATGTTGTTTGTGGATTTCTTGGCCAAACGCTTGCACAGCTTAATATCTTCAATTGTGATTGTGAGGTTCATGTCCTTGTTTATTTGAGTTACATTGTTTGCTATGAGGATAgttctgtaaaaataatatgagaAACGATCATGCCAGTAATTTATGGCAGAAACGATGGATCATAACCAAAGATAAAGGGATGATAATGAAGCAAAAATCAATgagattttattcaatttaaaaaacccTGTAAAAATAACCCAAATGTTTAATTCTGCCATACTTGattatctaattaataatataactatctTCTTATTATTcttcaatttaaatatcttaaattcaTCTGTATATCAGTATTCAATCCTCCAGTCAAGTCCTCGATTTAACAAATTATCCACTAATTACAGTCAgccataattgttttaaataaaattatttttattgttgtttactGCATACCTGAAAGTACCAGCGGTAAAGCTTCCCTGTTTTGATGGAAGACATCTGTAATTTCCTACAACCTGTACTCTATCCCCTGGCTTACACTTATCAACCAGGTCATCATCACAAATAACATCAACACTTCTTGGCAATTGACCAGCTGGTGCTCTCTCAGGCATTTCTTGTACTGTAAGTGTCTGATGATCTTTGTATCGGGATAACCCATATTCAGTTTCTAATGGATTGCCCTCATCATCCtgtggaaaaatatttatttaaaaatttaatctacCCTTGAGATCAAAGCAAAATAAAGTGAGCATTGTTAAAAACAATGATCTATAAGGATATGCTTATATAAAGCAAAAGATACAAAGCCATCATCTTACCTTAGTAGGATAAACAGCTGCAGAAGGGAAAGCCTCAAATGAGGTTAAATCGGTGTACTTGCGTTCCATTACTTTTTTAGTGGCCGGGCAATAATGTACACTTCGCACTACTTTGGGACGCACGAGTGACACTCTTGTGACAATACCTTCCACACATATTAGGTTTCCTAAATACCTGGAACATGATTTTTTTcgtagttattaaatataacatcatttttttttaatttatttattaataaaaaaatcaacttttaCATTGATACTTACCTTGATGTTAAGCTTCGCGGAGTAACGTGTTTTGTCCCAAAACTACCAGAAAATGCCACAAAAAATTCTTCCTGTTCTTTCGCGTATGTAGGATCTATAGATGAGACGTATTCCTTCAACGCCCTTTGAAAAGCTATCTGTTCCTCAAAAGCATTATCTAGCAAATTCTTAGCTCTGTCAGGGCTTTTTCTTCTGAGGTcgtttatattaacaataagcCGTTTGCTCTTTTCACCAATCATTTGTTTTACTCTTTCCATATATAAGCCTTGATCTTCCTGAAAAGATACAgtcataattaatgttataaattaaaattactcaaAACAATAATCAGGTTACATGAAAAAGTAATTACTTCGTCGTCTAAAAACTCAAGGTACTCTCTTTGTAGATCCCTCAAGCGTTGATCAAAATCACCATCTTccatttttctttgtttatttaaggtttagacaaatgtaaaaaataatataactattaagtAATTGAATATCGGTTTGACAACAgctttctttacaaaattattttggcGCCAGATTCACTTACAGTACTGACATAATGACATTACTGGCAAATGACATTTAACTGTTATAATTCATACTGagtaggatttatttcaaacagaCAAATGATTCGTGTAACGTGTTAAAagttatcttaaataaaaatatgctcaaatgtatttatttcataagcaTTTACTAGTATAGttactaataaaacattttcaacttatgataaaaaaaagtacgACGAATATATTTGATTGTGACGCGGagctaaaaaatttaattattatagtatgtagtctaaatttcttacaaaaaactaaatgtttcttgttttagaagttaaaaatttactttGGTTTTTATggcttataatattacattacatacattggAGTTCGGACTCTTTCATTTGTCAATGTCATTGTAAACTATTATCAACAACGCGTTGTCCGttgttcatatttaattaaattacattttattaaattatatacatgagattttaattaatatccatAATTCTAAGGAtaacgttttctttttttagaaatattcaaTGGATAAATTTAACCTTTAGTATTCAACGTTTTTCTATAATGTCAGAACATAATTCGAACTCTAACCAATCATCAATCACAAATAATAAAGAAGATAAACCGAAACTAAAAATTTTAGCATTTCATGGATATCGGCAAAATGGTACAGTGTTTAGAGCCAAAATTGGATCCTTTAGAAAAGCGGTTTCGAAATATGctcagttatattttatatctgccCCTCATAAAGTTTTCAGTGAAGAAGGTGGAGGCGATGAAGGTATCATATTTTTGTTCTTAGTGTGTTATTAAAAACTAGTTAGTACTAActgctaattaaaataaaattaaaatatactttattcaagtaagcatTTACAAGCATTGTCAAAGGTATTATTGGTTGAGAATGTTGATTTTATCAAGAATGTCTGGGAAGAAACTCTGTAACAAAAGTTACCCTTTCTTATTTAGATTCACGCTCATGGTGGTTTAATGCAGAAGATAACACATTCAGTGGTAAATGTTTAGGGGGACCAGCTATTGGCTTTGAAGATACTTTACACTTGATTGAGGAAGTAGTGAAAGAGCACGGGCCATTTGATGGGTTCATGGGTTTCTCACAGGGTGCCTGTCTTGTTGGACTTCTAGCTGCTATGCAACAAAAAGGATGTTAGTAAatcttatcaaataaaatgtataaaattaagcaaatattatttatgtaagataCAATACATACATTGTCTTAAAACtaagtgatattttttaaataactactgTTAAAAATAACTCTCAAATTGTTGTATAAAAGGATTATATGAATATGGAATTCAATACCATTTACAGTAGCTCGGCAGTTATGTGTTAGTGAGGCAACTTCTGTGAGAATGGGTTAAAAATGTAACTTTTGTGAATATTTCTTTTAGACCTgccatatacatttaaatttgcaATATTTGCATCTGGATTCCGATCAGGAAGTTTAGTACATAAGGGATTCTATGATGAAGATATCAATCTACAATCACTGCATGTTTATGGAGAAAGTGACTCTATTATACCAAAAGGTATTTAACagattttagtaattaatatgcTGAAAATTTAGTTAATATGGTATTTTGAAAGTTCCCCACTGTCTCATTATTTTGGACATTGATTAACTGAGACTAGGCTATTGAAGTTTTCGAAGTTTATGTTTTATGGTTTTATttgagtaaattttttttttgctataatGTGCATTTAACCTTTTTGATCTTAtgcaactataaaaaaatactgtaataaaatttgcatatttttttcagaaatgAGTGAATCtctcattaatttatttgtaaaatcagtTGTAATTGAACATGCTGGTGGTCATTATGTAGCCTGCTCTGGATCTATCAAAGATGCCTACCTGGACTTCCTGCATGATATGTACCaagatatatttgaaaatc encodes the following:
- the LOC126772989 gene encoding DNA replication licensing factor Mcm3 is translated as MEDGDFDQRLRDLQREYLEFLDDEEDQGLYMERVKQMIGEKSKRLIVNINDLRRKSPDRAKNLLDNAFEEQIAFQRALKEYVSSIDPTYAKEQEEFFVAFSGSFGTKHVTPRSLTSRYLGNLICVEGIVTRVSLVRPKVVRSVHYCPATKKVMERKYTDLTSFEAFPSAAVYPTKDDEGNPLETEYGLSRYKDHQTLTVQEMPERAPAGQLPRSVDVICDDDLVDKCKPGDRVQVVGNYRCLPSKQGSFTAGTFRTILIANNVTQINKDMNLTITIEDIKLCKRLAKKSTNNMFELLSKSLAPSIHGHDYIKKAILCLLLGGMEKILPNGTRLRGDINILLIGDPSVAKSQLLRYVLMTAPRAITTTGRGSSGVGLTAAVTTDPETGDRRLEAGAMVLADRGVVCIDEFDKMSDIDRTAIHEVMEQGRVTIAKAGVHAALNARCAVLAAANPVYGRYDQYKTPMENIGLQDSLLSRFDLLFVMLDIADADHDNMISEHVLRMHRYRNPKEQDGEVLPMGSSVEMLSTENPDNEDAEDSNESIYEKYDPLLHGNTRNKKDQILSTKFMRKFIHIARLMKPKLTQEASDSIADEYARLRNQDMMDSDVARTQPVTARTLETLIRLSTAHAKSRLSFQITRRDAQAAIELVHYAYFKKVLTKEKRRKRRASSEDEENASDNEQPSQPRAKKSRRTQGSQGQDPYEFSSDEEAEPVLRAAHSAQPEPAQTVASSAKKTIDATRLTQFKSALQQVFREERANSLPLDRITSYVNEKYSHETFDAGEIQAALDRMTQDNHVMMADDIVFLI
- the LOC126772908 gene encoding esterase CG5412, translated to MSEHNSNSNQSSITNNKEDKPKLKILAFHGYRQNGTVFRAKIGSFRKAVSKYAQLYFISAPHKVFSEEGGGDEDSRSWWFNAEDNTFSGKCLGGPAIGFEDTLHLIEEVVKEHGPFDGFMGFSQGACLVGLLAAMQQKGYLPYTFKFAIFASGFRSGSLVHKGFYDEDINLQSLHVYGESDSIIPKEMSESLINLFVKSVVIEHAGGHYVACSGSIKDAYLDFLHDMYQDIFENPEKNNKRNP